One window of Tenacibaculum maritimum NCIMB 2154 genomic DNA carries:
- a CDS encoding AAA family ATPase: MEQNSTFPIKQNELALLREEASGYLKSIQWKQGQRARNKDKNSKDESILLYLSRANNGSGVLEITSISKTVLALKKRLLPDAIAIPIYLNQTLYAIQEGYTLGIWIKDSYYDASGLSSLVERNSALDSSRKRAFESKMQTATAFQLFASSYKILYDLKPQASDDLSVMKQKFAGIPEVSLLSPLKGVACSLFYYEKYLGHPDIIKSDKDVLDFTVVYFEALIDEIQLRKSSLEYTETILDRTYKLENSEFTISGWENVFSGTAKSVVFNKIQFEQIVGNRDAKHFARRLTERMLSYDFDTQKNPFQELGGFMPVFMGYGIPGTGKSMLIAAIATRLKEHCDHLQIPFLFHPMPDTLISTFQGGSAEKMVGWMKPMQDPTKLIFAPIDDAENNLQERTTQGVSAGVKEVIGVFLRYTEGAYAVNYGNSSIGLFTNLPEMLDKAVISRVQGRFKIDGARTTHDFLDQDHLWWRKLEKTMPDFVNMASPSDYKYLKDQGLAKNMGDILNTIEKPTEQRVLDAYDKAEKLHKTNQHLFYATLYKEIQQIFPFFSSRDVRNIQSAISLRLTDFDLEQDWFENPEFYFKQNYKTKFHMLQELMKSNMKGLNFSEVRRQEVVRYLDNVATIADTDFKRKVAERVNQLTVDLKARKEFESKGYES, translated from the coding sequence ATGGAGCAGAATTCGACTTTCCCAATAAAACAAAATGAACTAGCGCTACTTCGAGAAGAAGCAAGTGGGTATTTAAAAAGTATTCAATGGAAGCAAGGGCAACGAGCAAGAAATAAAGATAAAAACTCCAAAGATGAATCCATTTTATTGTATTTATCAAGAGCTAATAATGGCAGTGGAGTCTTGGAAATAACCTCTATATCAAAAACGGTATTAGCTTTAAAAAAACGATTGCTGCCAGATGCTATTGCAATACCTATATATTTGAATCAAACATTATATGCAATTCAAGAAGGATATACCTTAGGGATTTGGATCAAAGATAGTTATTATGATGCTTCGGGATTGTCAAGTTTAGTGGAAAGGAATTCAGCATTAGATTCAAGTAGAAAAAGAGCATTTGAAAGCAAAATGCAAACAGCAACAGCATTTCAATTATTTGCGAGTTCGTATAAGATTTTATATGATTTAAAACCGCAAGCATCAGATGATTTGTCTGTCATGAAGCAAAAGTTTGCTGGAATTCCAGAAGTTTCATTATTGTCGCCATTAAAAGGAGTTGCTTGTAGTCTGTTTTACTACGAAAAATATTTAGGACACCCAGATATTATAAAGTCAGATAAAGATGTCCTTGATTTTACAGTCGTTTATTTTGAAGCTTTAATAGATGAAATTCAACTTAGAAAAAGTAGCTTAGAATATACAGAAACCATACTTGATAGAACCTATAAACTAGAAAATAGTGAATTTACAATTTCAGGGTGGGAGAATGTTTTTTCAGGAACTGCTAAAAGTGTTGTGTTTAATAAGATTCAATTTGAGCAAATTGTAGGAAATAGGGATGCAAAGCATTTTGCAAGAAGGTTAACAGAAAGAATGTTAAGTTACGATTTCGACACACAAAAGAATCCCTTTCAAGAGCTGGGTGGTTTTATGCCTGTTTTTATGGGGTATGGAATTCCTGGAACAGGAAAAAGTATGTTGATAGCAGCTATAGCAACTCGTTTAAAAGAACATTGCGATCATTTACAGATTCCATTCTTATTTCACCCGATGCCTGATACATTGATTTCTACTTTTCAAGGCGGTTCAGCAGAAAAAATGGTAGGATGGATGAAGCCAATGCAAGATCCTACAAAGTTAATTTTTGCACCTATAGATGATGCAGAAAATAACTTGCAAGAACGAACAACTCAAGGGGTTTCAGCCGGAGTGAAAGAAGTAATAGGAGTTTTTCTACGTTATACGGAGGGTGCTTATGCTGTAAATTATGGAAATAGCTCGATAGGGTTGTTTACAAATTTACCAGAGATGCTAGATAAAGCAGTAATATCTCGCGTACAGGGAAGATTTAAGATAGATGGAGCAAGAACAACACATGATTTTCTAGATCAAGATCATTTATGGTGGCGTAAGTTGGAAAAAACAATGCCCGATTTTGTGAATATGGCAAGTCCATCAGATTATAAATATTTAAAAGATCAAGGGTTGGCAAAAAATATGGGAGATATTTTAAATACTATAGAAAAGCCTACAGAACAACGGGTTTTAGATGCTTATGATAAGGCTGAAAAACTACATAAAACAAATCAGCACTTATTTTATGCAACATTATACAAAGAAATTCAACAGATATTTCCTTTTTTCTCATCAAGAGATGTGCGTAATATTCAATCAGCTATTTCATTAAGGTTAACAGATTTTGATTTAGAACAAGATTGGTTTGAGAATCCAGAATTTTATTTTAAGCAAAACTATAAAACAAAGTTTCATATGCTTCAAGAATTGATGAAATCAAACATGAAAGGGTTAAATTTTTCTGAAGTAAGAAGACAAGAAGTTGTGCGTTATCTAGATAATGTAGCAACCATTGCTGATACTGATTTTAAGAGAAAGGTAGCTGAAAGAGTAAATCAGTTGACAGTTGATTTAAAAGCGAGAAAGGAATTTGAAAGCAAGGGGTACGAAAGCTAA